Proteins encoded by one window of Collimonas fungivorans:
- a CDS encoding DUF2069 domain-containing protein, whose amino-acid sequence MMTTKLKPGISTHPLPHAARQPRFFYFGAVGSLLALIALGLAWELALAPLRPGGSWMVLKVLPLLFPLRGVLKRDVYTMQWASMLILIYFTEGIVRATSDSSFLSSRLGWLEAVLSVVFFICTILYLRPYKKAAKEVAKQAIKKASQ is encoded by the coding sequence ATGATGACCACCAAACTGAAACCGGGCATATCGACCCACCCGCTGCCGCACGCAGCACGCCAGCCGCGCTTCTTCTATTTCGGCGCGGTCGGCAGCCTGCTGGCCCTGATCGCGCTCGGCCTGGCCTGGGAACTGGCCCTGGCGCCGCTGCGCCCGGGCGGCTCCTGGATGGTGCTGAAAGTGCTGCCGCTGCTGTTCCCGCTGCGCGGCGTGCTCAAGCGCGACGTGTACACCATGCAATGGGCGTCCATGCTGATCCTGATCTATTTCACCGAAGGCATAGTGCGCGCCACCAGCGACAGCAGTTTCCTGTCAAGCAGGCTGGGCTGGCTGGAAGCCGTGCTCAGCGTTGTCTTTTTCATTTGCACCATCCTTTATCTCAGGCCTTACAAGAAGGCGGCCAAGGAAGTTGCGAAGCAAGCTATCAAGAAGGCGTCGCAATAG
- a CDS encoding alpha/beta fold hydrolase translates to MLLKIHGADNDSYCYTGGKSFNPALPTAVFIHGGQNDHSVWILQTRYFAHHGFGVLAPDLPGHGRSQGPALASIEELSGWLESLLDAAGVTKAILIGHSMGSLVALESAGRAAGSTRIAGIALVGTAYPMKVADALLDAANNDQQSAIDMVNIWSHSTMSPKPSAPGPGFHVQGASQRLMQRIARQSDSKPTVFHTDFAACNNYANGEQAAQAVACPTLFLLGQHDVMTPAKAAAGLIAAIKHAKVVQVDASGHALMAEQPDAVLDHLYRFATTALRSPAAVAPAAIGG, encoded by the coding sequence ATGCTGCTAAAAATACATGGCGCAGATAACGACAGCTATTGTTATACCGGCGGCAAAAGCTTCAACCCGGCACTGCCGACCGCGGTATTCATCCACGGCGGCCAGAACGACCACTCGGTCTGGATCCTGCAAACCCGCTATTTCGCCCATCACGGTTTCGGCGTGCTGGCGCCGGACTTGCCGGGCCACGGCCGCAGCCAGGGTCCGGCCCTGGCCAGCATCGAGGAATTGTCAGGCTGGCTGGAATCCCTGCTGGATGCCGCCGGCGTCACCAAAGCCATCCTGATCGGCCACAGCATGGGTTCGCTGGTCGCCCTGGAGAGCGCCGGCCGCGCGGCCGGTTCCACGCGCATCGCCGGCATTGCGCTGGTCGGCACCGCCTATCCGATGAAAGTCGCCGATGCGCTGCTCGATGCCGCCAACAATGACCAGCAGAGCGCGATCGACATGGTGAACATCTGGTCGCACTCGACCATGTCGCCCAAGCCTTCGGCGCCCGGCCCGGGATTCCATGTGCAAGGCGCCAGCCAGCGCCTGATGCAGCGCATTGCCCGGCAGTCGGACAGCAAGCCGACCGTGTTCCATACCGACTTTGCCGCCTGCAACAATTATGCAAACGGCGAACAGGCGGCACAGGCGGTGGCCTGCCCCACCCTGTTCCTGCTCGGCCAGCACGACGTCATGACTCCGGCCAAGGCAGCCGCCGGCCTGATTGCTGCGATCAAGCATGCCAAGGTAGTGCAGGTCGACGCCAGCGGCCATGCCCTGATGGCGGAACAGCCGGATGCGGTGCTGGATCATCTGTACAGGTTTGCAACGACAGCGCTGCGTTCGCCGGCAGCGGTTGCGCCTGCCGCCATCGGGGGTTAA
- a CDS encoding DUF962 domain-containing protein: MPTVLEKKYETFAEFYPSYLSQHSNRTCRQLHFVGSTLALLSLVALVLTGALYWLAVALVCGYGFAWIGHFVFEKNRPATFRQPLYSLLGDWVMYWQMLTGQVSF; this comes from the coding sequence ATGCCTACCGTGCTTGAAAAGAAATACGAAACGTTCGCCGAGTTTTATCCGAGCTACCTGAGCCAGCACAGCAACCGCACTTGCCGCCAGCTGCACTTCGTCGGCTCGACCCTGGCCTTGCTTTCGCTGGTGGCGCTGGTGCTGACCGGCGCCCTGTACTGGCTGGCCGTAGCACTGGTGTGCGGCTACGGTTTTGCCTGGATCGGCCATTTCGTGTTCGAGAAAAACCGCCCCGCCACCTTCAGGCAGCCGCTCTACTCTTTACTCGGCGACTGGGTCATGTACTGGCAGATGCTGACAGGCCAGGTTTCTTTTTAA
- a CDS encoding YihY family inner membrane protein, whose translation MKSLKFSRLRGLSWPQLRDLFRFAARRLDEERLPQVAGSLTFTTILALVPMLTIALAIFTVFPLFSTFRASLEQYFVQNLMPKGVANVILDYLNQFATKSARLSAVGGVALIVTSVLTMSTVDHVFNRIWRVKKQRPWIHRVLVYWAIITLGPLLIGISITVTSYLSAAANGLVVSWAGRWFYTLLSVSLTTGAFTLLYVAVPNQRVDWRDAVWGGLLAGIVFEIAKRFFAAYVIKFPTYTMVYGALAALPIFLLWIYMLWMITLVGALLVAALPVVKYERWWHVPAPGSAFVDAMAVLGVLHQARTGGSSAAVDADQIRRATRLGFDESESLLQQMQEIGWVGSVQTDKLVRTQWGRKARISVDGWILLANPERLKLSDIYRLFVCNLVAGKVTDEALAWQVEEAIERGLEQTLAAYFADGLVHPELEVAAAQ comes from the coding sequence ATGAAGTCATTGAAATTTTCCAGGCTGCGCGGCCTGTCCTGGCCGCAATTGCGCGATCTGTTTCGTTTCGCGGCGCGCCGCCTGGATGAAGAGCGCCTGCCGCAGGTTGCCGGCAGCCTGACCTTCACCACCATCCTGGCGCTGGTGCCGATGCTGACTATCGCCTTGGCGATCTTTACCGTATTTCCACTGTTCAGCACCTTCCGCGCTTCGCTGGAACAGTATTTTGTGCAAAACCTGATGCCCAAGGGCGTCGCCAACGTCATCCTCGACTATCTCAACCAGTTCGCCACCAAGTCGGCGCGCTTGTCGGCGGTCGGCGGCGTGGCGCTGATCGTCACTTCGGTGCTGACCATGTCGACGGTGGACCATGTGTTCAACCGCATCTGGCGCGTCAAGAAGCAGCGGCCGTGGATACACCGGGTGCTGGTGTACTGGGCCATCATTACATTGGGACCTTTGCTGATCGGCATCTCGATCACCGTCACCTCCTATTTGTCGGCCGCGGCCAACGGCCTGGTGGTGAGCTGGGCCGGCAGATGGTTCTATACGCTGCTGTCGGTGTCGCTGACCACCGGTGCGTTTACCCTGCTCTACGTGGCGGTGCCGAACCAGCGGGTGGACTGGCGCGACGCCGTCTGGGGCGGCCTGCTGGCGGGCATCGTGTTTGAAATCGCCAAGCGTTTTTTTGCCGCCTACGTCATCAAGTTCCCGACCTACACCATGGTCTACGGCGCGCTGGCCGCCTTGCCGATTTTCCTGTTGTGGATCTACATGCTGTGGATGATTACCCTGGTCGGCGCCTTGCTGGTGGCGGCCTTGCCGGTGGTGAAGTACGAACGCTGGTGGCACGTGCCCGCGCCGGGCAGCGCTTTTGTCGATGCGATGGCGGTATTGGGCGTGTTGCACCAGGCCAGGACAGGAGGCAGTTCGGCCGCGGTGGATGCGGACCAGATACGGCGCGCGACCAGGCTCGGTTTTGACGAATCGGAAAGCCTGCTGCAACAGATGCAGGAGATCGGCTGGGTCGGTTCGGTACAGACCGACAAGCTGGTCAGGACCCAGTGGGGCCGCAAAGCGCGCATCAGCGTCGACGGCTGGATCTTGCTGGCCAATCCGGAACGGCTGAAACTGAGCGATATCTATCGTCTGTTCGTGTGCAACCTGGTGGCGGGCAAGGTGACCGACGAGGCGCTGGCGTGGCAGGTGGAAGAGGCTATCGAACGCGGGCTGGAGCAGACGCTGGCAGCATATTTTGCCGACGGTTTAGTACATCCGGAACTTGAGGTCGCCGCCGCGCAGTAA
- a CDS encoding FAD-binding oxidoreductase, translated as MKNTEFLDACRNAIGAAHVLTDEADKAGYLTDQRQRFTGAALAVVKPADTAEVAAIVKLCAQFLIPIVPQGGNTGLVLGSVPDQSGQAMVLSLKRLNRIRAVDPLNHTITAEAGCILQHIQEAAAAEQTLFPLSLAAEGSCTIGGNLSTNAGGTAVLRYGNTRELCLGLEVVTAQGEILRGLRGLRKDNTGYDLRDLFIGAEGTLGIITAAVLKIFPQPKAQLTALAAAQTPADALRLLSLAQSRCGSTLTGFELMSDLCLQLVAKHFPQLQFPFTQRHPYYVLLELSDNESADHAGGLLEAVIGDALEQDICQDAVLASSSAQSRALWQLRESISSAQAMEGKNIKHDISLPISRIAEFITVTDALLQQHFPACRNVTFGHLGDGNLHYNVSPPVASSAEQFIERQADVNRIVHDSVDRMGGSISAEHGLGALKRDEILRYKSPVEMALMKTIKQALDPLNLMNPGKVI; from the coding sequence ATGAAAAACACCGAATTTCTCGATGCCTGTCGCAACGCTATCGGCGCGGCCCACGTGCTTACCGACGAAGCTGACAAAGCCGGCTACCTGACTGACCAGCGCCAACGCTTTACCGGCGCGGCGTTGGCTGTTGTCAAACCGGCGGACACTGCCGAAGTGGCAGCCATCGTGAAACTCTGCGCGCAGTTCCTGATCCCGATCGTGCCCCAAGGCGGCAACACCGGCCTGGTGCTGGGCAGCGTACCTGACCAGAGCGGCCAGGCCATGGTGCTGTCGCTCAAACGCCTGAACCGCATCCGCGCCGTCGACCCGCTCAACCACACCATCACGGCAGAAGCCGGGTGCATCCTGCAACACATCCAGGAAGCCGCCGCCGCAGAACAAACCTTGTTTCCGCTGTCGCTGGCCGCGGAAGGCAGCTGCACCATCGGCGGCAACCTCTCCACCAATGCTGGCGGCACCGCGGTGCTCCGCTACGGCAACACGCGCGAACTCTGCCTCGGCCTGGAAGTGGTGACCGCCCAAGGTGAAATCCTGCGCGGCCTGCGCGGCCTGCGCAAGGACAACACCGGCTACGACCTGCGCGACCTGTTCATCGGCGCAGAAGGCACGCTAGGCATCATCACCGCCGCCGTGCTCAAGATATTCCCGCAGCCAAAAGCCCAGCTCACCGCACTGGCGGCGGCACAGACTCCGGCAGATGCGCTACGCCTGCTGAGCCTGGCGCAAAGCCGCTGCGGCTCTACCCTGACCGGCTTTGAACTGATGTCGGACCTGTGCCTGCAACTGGTAGCCAAACATTTCCCGCAACTGCAATTCCCCTTTACCCAGCGCCATCCGTACTACGTGCTGCTGGAACTGTCCGACAACGAATCCGCAGATCACGCCGGCGGCCTGCTGGAAGCCGTCATCGGCGACGCCCTGGAACAGGACATCTGCCAGGATGCGGTGCTGGCCAGCTCGAGCGCCCAGTCGCGCGCCCTGTGGCAGCTGCGCGAAAGCATCTCCTCGGCGCAAGCGATGGAAGGCAAGAACATCAAGCACGACATCTCGCTGCCGATTTCCCGCATCGCCGAATTCATCACCGTTACCGACGCCCTGCTGCAGCAGCATTTCCCCGCTTGCCGCAACGTCACCTTCGGCCACCTGGGCGACGGCAACCTGCACTACAACGTCTCGCCGCCCGTCGCCTCCTCCGCCGAACAGTTCATAGAACGGCAAGCCGACGTCAACCGCATCGTGCATGACAGCGTCGACCGCATGGGCGGCTCGATCTCGGCCGAACACGGCCTGGGCGCCCTCAAGCGCGACGAAATCCTGCGCTATAAATCGCCGGTGGAAATGGCACTGATGAAGACCATCAAGCAAGCTCTGGATCCTTTGAACCTGATGAATCCAGGCAAAGTGATCTGA
- the wrbA gene encoding NAD(P)H:quinone oxidoreductase translates to MTANISVNTPLLVLYYSRHGSTRKLAELIGQGIDSVAGCEARLRTVPAVSTVTEASAPDIPAEGAPYVELADLQECAGLALGSPTRFGNMAAAMKYFWDGTSTDWLAGTLAGKPACVFTSTGSLHGGQESTLMSMMTPLLHHGMLVMGLPYTLPELMTTASGGSPYGASHWSGMNGTHPISAESRTLAIAQGRRLAETALKLTL, encoded by the coding sequence ATGACTGCGAATATTAGTGTGAACACACCACTCCTGGTCCTGTACTACTCGCGCCATGGTTCGACGCGCAAGCTGGCCGAACTGATCGGCCAGGGCATCGACTCCGTCGCCGGCTGCGAAGCGCGCTTACGCACGGTGCCAGCGGTGTCGACCGTGACCGAAGCCAGCGCGCCGGATATCCCGGCCGAAGGCGCGCCTTACGTCGAACTGGCCGACCTGCAGGAATGCGCCGGCCTGGCGCTGGGATCGCCGACCCGCTTCGGCAACATGGCCGCCGCCATGAAATACTTCTGGGATGGCACCAGCACCGACTGGCTGGCCGGCACCCTGGCCGGCAAGCCGGCTTGCGTGTTTACCTCCACCGGCAGCCTGCACGGCGGCCAGGAATCGACCCTGATGTCGATGATGACACCCTTGTTGCACCATGGCATGCTGGTGATGGGCCTACCCTACACGCTGCCGGAACTGATGACAACCGCCAGCGGCGGCAGCCCGTACGGCGCCAGCCACTGGTCCGGCATGAACGGTACACATCCGATTTCGGCCGAGAGCCGCACCCTGGCGATCGCCCAGGGCCGGCGCCTGGCGGAAACCGCCTTGAAGTTGACGCTTTAA